Proteins from one Patescibacteria group bacterium genomic window:
- a CDS encoding J domain-containing protein gives MKDYYDILGVPRNATKEDVKKAYRKLAHQYHPDKKGGDERRFKEINEAYQILSNDDKRSQYDRFGSAGAGGQEGAGFGGFDFGNFGFDQMDVGDIFETVFGRGGFPGGGNKRRGRDISIDIEIPFAESAFGTERRVLIRKRALCDECGGTGAEKGSALSTCATCHGAGTLRDTRKSLFGTFTKMVECGTCSGKGKVPEKQCKVCHGETIIVKSEEVHIIVPSGIEDGEVIRISGKGEAAPHADMGDLYAKIHVLPHATFKRLRHDLVMRFEVPLSTALVGSSEEIETLDGKIKVKIPQGVADGEVLKVAGKGIGRDDGGRGDLLIEIKIHMPKKITPALKSLIEELKREGF, from the coding sequence ATGAAAGACTACTATGATATTTTAGGCGTTCCGCGCAACGCGACCAAAGAAGATGTAAAAAAGGCGTACCGCAAGCTTGCGCACCAATACCATCCTGACAAAAAAGGTGGTGATGAACGCCGCTTCAAAGAGATCAACGAGGCCTACCAAATACTCTCAAACGATGACAAACGATCACAATATGATCGTTTTGGTTCCGCTGGCGCCGGAGGACAGGAGGGCGCTGGTTTCGGTGGTTTTGATTTCGGCAATTTTGGTTTTGATCAGATGGATGTCGGTGATATTTTTGAGACTGTTTTTGGCAGAGGTGGTTTTCCTGGTGGAGGTAACAAGCGTCGAGGCCGTGATATTTCTATTGATATCGAGATTCCATTTGCAGAAAGTGCTTTTGGTACGGAGCGTCGCGTACTGATCCGCAAACGAGCATTGTGCGACGAGTGTGGCGGTACGGGTGCCGAAAAAGGCTCAGCGCTTTCTACCTGCGCTACCTGTCATGGCGCGGGCACCTTGCGTGACACGCGCAAATCTCTTTTTGGTACCTTTACCAAAATGGTTGAGTGCGGCACTTGTAGTGGCAAAGGCAAAGTGCCAGAGAAACAATGCAAAGTCTGCCACGGCGAGACAATCATCGTAAAGAGTGAGGAAGTACACATTATTGTTCCCTCAGGCATTGAAGATGGTGAGGTGATTAGGATCTCAGGTAAGGGTGAGGCGGCCCCTCATGCTGACATGGGTGACCTCTACGCCAAGATTCATGTATTACCTCATGCGACATTCAAGCGTTTGCGCCATGATTTGGTCATGCGTTTTGAAGTGCCACTCTCTACTGCTCTTGTGGGCTCTTCCGAAGAGATCGAAACACTTGATGGCAAGATTAAAGTAAAAATTCCACAGGGTGTGGCTGACGGCGAAGTACTCAAAGTGGCCGGTAAAGGCATTGGCCGCGACGATGGTGGTAGGGGAGACTTGCTGATTGAAATTAAAATCCACATGCCAAAGAAGATCACACCCGCACTCAAATCTCTCATTGAAGAACTCAAACGCGAAGGCTTCTAG
- the dnaK gene encoding molecular chaperone DnaK: protein MAKILGIDLGTTNSAIAIIEGGAPKIIENKEGNRTTPSIVALSKSNERLAGLIAKRQAVTNPRGTIYSAKRLIGRKFSDAEVQRDKTLLPYTIKESANSGVEIEMGGKGYRPEEISAMILQKLKADAEEKLGEKITEAIITVPAYFSDSQRKATKDAGEIAGLTVRRILNEPTAAALAYGFNKKKDEKVVVYDFGGGTFDVSVLDIAEDTIEVKATGGDTHLGGDDFDQKIIEWIISEFKKQSGIDVSKDAIALQRLKEAAEKAKHELSGTMETEVNIPFITSNESGPQHLLLKLKRADFEQLVGDYITKSINITSQVVKDAGLAIGDINEVILVGGQTRMPAIVEAVKKLFGKEPNRTINPDEVVALGAAVQAGILQGDVKDVLLLDVTPLSVGLETFGGVFTRIIEKNTTVPTAKTQVFSTAADSQPSVEIHILQGEREMATDNKTLGRFILDGIPPAPRGMPQIEVSFDIDANGILSVKAKDKGTGKEQSVRIEASSGLTKDDIERMKQDAAVHADEDKKKRDLVEARNIADTMVYTTEKAVHDAGDKVPEALKKEIEDKKKELDEVMKGEDAAKIRDKATAYSVAAQKIGELIYKKDAEATPGATPVEHEEVKDDNKGNESTG from the coding sequence ATGGCAAAAATACTTGGAATTGACTTAGGCACTACCAACTCAGCGATAGCAATCATCGAGGGCGGTGCTCCAAAAATAATCGAAAACAAAGAAGGTAATCGCACCACGCCGTCTATTGTCGCACTCTCAAAATCAAACGAGCGTTTGGCAGGGTTAATTGCGAAGCGCCAAGCAGTCACCAATCCACGCGGTACTATTTATTCTGCCAAACGCCTTATCGGTCGCAAGTTTTCTGATGCAGAGGTACAGCGCGACAAAACACTCTTGCCGTACACCATCAAAGAGTCAGCCAATAGCGGCGTTGAGATTGAAATGGGGGGCAAAGGATATCGTCCCGAAGAAATCTCGGCGATGATTTTGCAAAAGCTCAAAGCAGACGCTGAAGAAAAGCTTGGTGAGAAAATCACCGAGGCGATTATCACGGTACCGGCCTACTTTAGCGATTCACAGCGCAAGGCGACCAAAGACGCAGGCGAGATCGCGGGGCTCACGGTGCGCCGCATTCTCAACGAACCGACGGCAGCTGCGCTCGCATATGGTTTCAATAAAAAGAAAGATGAAAAAGTGGTTGTCTATGACTTTGGCGGCGGTACTTTTGATGTTTCAGTGCTTGATATTGCCGAAGACACCATCGAGGTGAAGGCAACCGGTGGCGACACACACTTGGGGGGTGATGACTTTGATCAAAAAATTATTGAGTGGATCATCAGCGAGTTCAAAAAACAATCAGGCATCGATGTATCCAAAGATGCGATAGCTCTCCAGCGCCTCAAAGAAGCGGCGGAAAAAGCAAAGCATGAGCTTTCGGGTACCATGGAGACCGAGGTCAATATTCCATTCATTACATCAAACGAATCAGGCCCCCAGCACTTGCTTCTCAAACTCAAGCGCGCAGATTTTGAGCAGCTCGTAGGTGATTACATCACCAAATCAATCAATATCACGAGTCAGGTTGTCAAAGACGCCGGACTTGCGATCGGCGATATTAATGAAGTTATCTTGGTAGGTGGTCAGACGCGCATGCCGGCAATCGTAGAGGCCGTTAAAAAACTCTTTGGCAAAGAGCCGAATCGCACCATCAACCCTGACGAAGTAGTGGCACTTGGCGCGGCCGTACAGGCAGGTATCTTGCAGGGCGATGTTAAAGATGTGCTCTTGCTCGATGTCACGCCACTCTCCGTTGGTCTCGAAACTTTTGGCGGAGTATTTACCCGTATCATTGAAAAAAATACCACCGTGCCGACTGCAAAGACACAGGTGTTTTCAACCGCGGCGGATTCCCAGCCGTCAGTCGAGATCCATATCTTGCAGGGTGAGCGTGAGATGGCCACAGACAACAAAACACTCGGCCGATTTATTCTTGATGGCATCCCACCAGCACCCCGAGGCATGCCCCAGATTGAAGTCTCATTTGATATCGATGCCAATGGTATTTTGTCGGTGAAGGCAAAAGACAAGGGTACCGGCAAAGAGCAGTCAGTACGCATCGAGGCATCGAGCGGGCTTACCAAAGATGATATCGAGCGTATGAAGCAAGATGCCGCCGTACACGCAGATGAAGACAAGAAAAAGCGTGATTTGGTAGAAGCCCGCAATATCGCAGACACCATGGTATACACGACTGAAAAGGCAGTGCACGATGCGGGTGACAAAGTACCCGAAGCACTTAAAAAAGAAATAGAAGACAAAAAGAAAGAGCTCGACGAGGTCATGAAGGGCGAGGACGCGGCAAAAATCCGTGACAAGGCAACGGCCTATTCGGTAGCGGCTCAAAAGATAGGGGAGTTGATCTATAAAAAAGATGCAGAAGCCACGCCGGGTGCAACACCAGTTGAACATGAGGAAGTAAAAGACGATAATAAGGGTAATGAAAGCACCGGCTAA
- a CDS encoding nucleotide exchange factor GrpE: MDEERLDDIELEAEDDANPKLTKLKHALEICKKEKDEYLQGWQRAKADYSNAERESRKGQESAVQYAEIRMVREILDVVDTFEGAFASPPPDSPWVQGMRNTLEKLRGLLKRYDIESIDALGKIFDPVWHEAIEVKEVASEADDNKVMTEFQKGYRIGDRVIRPAKVSVGEFKKE; this comes from the coding sequence ATGGATGAAGAACGATTAGACGATATCGAGCTTGAGGCGGAAGACGATGCGAATCCCAAGCTGACAAAACTCAAACACGCGCTCGAAATCTGTAAAAAGGAAAAAGACGAGTATCTTCAGGGTTGGCAGCGAGCAAAAGCAGACTATTCAAACGCTGAGCGCGAATCACGCAAAGGCCAAGAGTCAGCAGTACAGTACGCAGAGATTCGTATGGTACGCGAGATCCTTGATGTTGTAGACACCTTTGAAGGCGCCTTTGCCTCACCACCGCCCGATTCTCCGTGGGTGCAAGGTATGCGCAACACACTCGAGAAGCTCAGAGGTCTCCTCAAGCGTTATGATATTGAGTCCATCGATGCTCTCGGCAAAATATTTGATCCCGTATGGCATGAAGCAATTGAAGTCAAAGAAGTCGCGAGCGAGGCAGATGACAACAAAGTGATGACAGAATTTCAAAAAGGGTATCGGATAGGTGATCGAGTCATCCGCCCCGCAAAAGTGAGTGTCGGTGAATTTAAAAAAGAATAA
- the rpsI gene encoding 30S ribosomal protein S9 produces MSQTKSKTAAFTGKYIEAVGRRKTSIARVRIFANQEGIVVNGIDYKKYFVTVDMQKIVEDAFRKARPETHFGVSVKVEGGGIHSQSEAVRHGISRTLNTFDIALRHSLKKAGFLKRDPRVKERRKFGLKKARRAPQWSKR; encoded by the coding sequence ATGTCACAGACGAAAAGTAAAACTGCTGCCTTTACGGGCAAATATATCGAAGCTGTCGGACGCCGCAAGACCTCTATTGCGCGCGTGCGTATTTTTGCTAATCAAGAGGGCATCGTTGTCAACGGTATCGACTACAAGAAATATTTTGTTACCGTAGACATGCAAAAGATTGTTGAAGACGCTTTTCGTAAAGCGCGTCCCGAGACTCATTTTGGTGTATCAGTCAAAGTAGAGGGTGGTGGTATTCACTCACAGTCAGAGGCAGTACGCCACGGCATTTCTCGTACACTCAACACCTTTGATATCGCATTGCGCCACAGTCTCAAAAAAGCAGGCTTTCTCAAGCGTGATCCTCGCGTCAAAGAGCGCCGTAAGTTCGGCCTCAAAAAAGCTCGCCGCGCCCCTCAGTGGTCAAAGCGTTAA
- the rplM gene encoding 50S ribosomal protein L13, which produces MTQKTAKKTDITIDARGMALGRLASQVAVLIRGKGTTDWESHVAPNQKVIVKNVGQIRLSGRKWDQGGNERYSGFHGGLRIPTYRDIFTKDPARLLREAVTGMIPRNRLRKDILKNLIIYVTDEK; this is translated from the coding sequence ATGACACAGAAAACAGCAAAAAAGACTGATATCACAATCGACGCTCGCGGTATGGCGCTTGGTCGACTTGCCTCGCAAGTCGCTGTTTTGATTCGTGGTAAAGGTACGACTGATTGGGAAAGCCATGTGGCACCAAATCAAAAGGTTATCGTAAAGAATGTGGGTCAAATTCGCCTTTCTGGTCGCAAATGGGATCAGGGTGGCAACGAGCGTTATTCGGGTTTCCACGGTGGTCTCCGTATTCCTACCTACCGCGATATCTTTACCAAAGATCCGGCACGGTTGCTTCGCGAGGCGGTCACTGGTATGATTCCACGCAATCGATTACGCAAGGATATTTTAAAAAATCTCATCATTTATGTCACAGACGAAAAGTAA
- the rplQ gene encoding 50S ribosomal protein L17: protein MQHRRVGKVLKREKGPREALLRSLARSIVLKSAITTTQAKAKAVRPVLERLITTEKKGTLAGHRTVVAALGKDAATHLKKEIVPKMTTRNGGYLRITNIGIRKSDAAPMAHISIVQ, encoded by the coding sequence ATGCAACATCGTCGTGTCGGTAAAGTTTTAAAACGAGAAAAGGGGCCACGCGAGGCGCTCTTGCGTTCGCTTGCCCGTTCTATTGTTTTGAAGAGCGCCATCACCACGACCCAGGCCAAGGCAAAAGCTGTCCGCCCCGTACTCGAACGCTTGATCACGACCGAGAAGAAGGGTACGCTTGCCGGACATCGCACCGTTGTAGCAGCCCTCGGCAAAGATGCAGCTACTCATCTCAAAAAAGAAATTGTCCCCAAGATGACCACGCGCAACGGCGGGTATCTCCGTATCACCAACATTGGTATACGCAAGTCAGACGCCGCGCCCATGGCTCATATCAGTATCGTCCAATAA
- a CDS encoding DNA-directed RNA polymerase subunit alpha yields MNTTILLPSRPYVENETPTKADIIIESLHPGYGVTIGNAMRRVLFSSLPGAAVTRVKIQGINHEFSTIPGVLEDVLLIVLNLKQLRFKMYSEESETILFEAKGECEIKAGDIKTSSNLEIINKDLHIATLTKKSATFSIELTVERGVGYRPKEVIESQRLEAGAIVLDAIFTPIRKVSYHVENMRVGTETDYNKLIMSIDTDGTITPRDAFTSALEILIGQLGELRAFGEKGEVLSILPERKQEIAAPASDDTDYGSILLEDVKLSSHTLNALARAGFTKLGDVARKTETELRELDGVGEKAMQEIHRELGNFGLTLNQED; encoded by the coding sequence ATGAATACTACAATACTTCTTCCTTCACGGCCCTATGTCGAAAACGAAACTCCGACCAAGGCTGATATTATCATCGAGAGTTTGCACCCAGGATACGGTGTGACGATTGGCAACGCGATGCGCCGCGTCCTTTTTTCGTCTCTGCCAGGCGCTGCCGTAACCCGCGTTAAAATCCAAGGTATCAATCATGAGTTTTCGACCATTCCTGGCGTGCTCGAAGATGTGCTTTTGATTGTCCTCAATCTCAAACAGCTTCGTTTCAAGATGTATAGTGAAGAGTCCGAGACTATTTTGTTTGAAGCCAAGGGCGAGTGTGAGATAAAAGCTGGTGATATCAAGACTTCTTCAAATCTTGAGATCATCAACAAAGATTTGCATATTGCGACTCTTACCAAAAAAAGCGCGACATTCTCTATCGAACTGACGGTAGAGCGTGGCGTAGGATATCGTCCCAAAGAAGTAATCGAAAGCCAGCGGTTAGAAGCAGGTGCTATCGTACTTGATGCTATTTTTACTCCCATTCGTAAGGTTAGCTACCATGTAGAAAATATGCGTGTCGGTACTGAGACTGATTACAACAAGCTCATCATGTCGATCGACACCGATGGCACGATCACCCCGCGAGACGCATTTACTTCTGCTCTCGAGATTCTTATCGGGCAATTGGGTGAACTTCGCGCATTCGGTGAGAAGGGCGAAGTACTTTCTATTCTACCGGAGCGCAAACAAGAAATCGCAGCACCCGCCAGCGACGACACCGATTACGGCAGTATATTACTTGAAGATGTAAAGCTTTCGAGCCATACGCTCAATGCGCTTGCCCGTGCCGGATTCACTAAGCTTGGTGATGTCGCACGCAAGACCGAGACCGAGCTTCGCGAGCTTGATGGCGTTGGCGAAAAAGCCATGCAGGAAATACATCGTGAGCTTGGCAATTTTGGCTTAACACTTAATCAAGAAGACTAA
- the rpsD gene encoding 30S ribosomal protein S4: MIQDSKCKKCRRQGEKLFLKGERCYSQKCAMIRKPYAPGIHGKGGTKRRKEVSEFSRQLHEKQRVRLLYSVSERQFSNYVAKALAGHGGDVVQKFVSALELRLDNTVFRLGFAVSRSVARQIISHGHITVDGKKVFVPSYRLSVGQRIGMAQSSAAKGVFRDIELLLKKHETSSWLSFVPEKHEGTVSSLPKVEDMVRLYDVKSIMEYYSR, from the coding sequence ATGATACAAGATTCAAAATGTAAAAAATGTCGGAGACAAGGCGAAAAGCTCTTTTTAAAGGGTGAGCGTTGTTATTCACAAAAATGCGCGATGATCCGCAAGCCGTATGCTCCCGGTATTCATGGTAAGGGTGGTACCAAGCGCAGAAAAGAAGTGTCTGAGTTTTCTCGCCAACTTCATGAAAAGCAGCGTGTCCGTTTGCTCTACAGTGTTTCCGAGCGCCAGTTTTCTAACTATGTCGCGAAAGCGCTCGCGGGTCATGGTGGTGATGTAGTCCAAAAATTTGTCTCCGCACTCGAATTGCGTCTTGACAATACTGTATTTCGTCTCGGCTTTGCCGTTTCTCGTTCTGTCGCGCGCCAAATCATTTCGCATGGTCACATCACCGTTGATGGTAAAAAAGTATTTGTGCCTTCATATCGTCTGAGTGTAGGTCAGCGTATTGGTATGGCACAAAGTTCTGCTGCCAAGGGTGTATTCCGCGACATCGAATTGTTACTTAAAAAACACGAGACTTCTTCGTGGCTCTCGTTTGTACCCGAGAAGCACGAAGGCACTGTGAGCTCTTTACCAAAAGTCGAAGATATGGTACGATTATACGATGTAAAGTCTATTATGGAGTACTATTCCCGCTAA
- the rpsK gene encoding 30S ribosomal protein S11, with protein sequence MGKKRIIRKSGEGEASSPRQAASSRRKLAHGLVHISATYNNTLISLTDARGNLFAQNSSGRMGFSGSKKGTPYAATKAAEVIADQARDMGVTDLDIRIKGLGSGRESALRVFGQKGFAISSIRDMTPIPHGIPRLKKPRRV encoded by the coding sequence ATGGGCAAAAAGCGTATCATCAGAAAATCAGGGGAAGGCGAGGCATCATCGCCGCGTCAAGCCGCAAGCTCGCGCCGCAAACTCGCGCATGGGCTTGTGCATATTTCGGCAACCTACAATAACACACTCATCTCTCTTACTGATGCGCGAGGTAATCTTTTTGCTCAAAACTCGAGCGGACGCATGGGCTTTTCCGGTTCAAAGAAGGGCACGCCGTATGCCGCTACGAAAGCTGCCGAAGTCATAGCTGATCAGGCGCGCGACATGGGTGTCACTGACCTTGATATTCGTATCAAGGGGCTCGGTTCGGGTAGAGAGTCGGCACTTCGTGTATTCGGTCAGAAAGGTTTTGCTATCAGCTCTATTCGAGATATGACGCCAATCCCGCACGGCATCCCGCGTCTCAAAAAACCTCGTCGCGTATAG
- the rpsM gene encoding 30S ribosomal protein S13: MARIAGVNIPDNKKIEISLSYIYGIGRPLARVILEKAKISDTKRAKDLTPDETARLRAIIEKEYAVEGALRREILLNIKRLKDTGAYRGTRHMRNLPLRGQRTKTNSRTRRGNKRVTMGSGKRKVDKK, encoded by the coding sequence ATGGCACGCATCGCAGGGGTTAACATCCCCGACAACAAAAAAATAGAAATCTCCCTTTCATACATCTACGGCATCGGCCGTCCTTTGGCGCGCGTCATTTTAGAGAAAGCAAAGATTTCAGACACCAAGCGAGCCAAAGATTTGACCCCTGATGAGACTGCTCGTCTCCGCGCTATCATCGAAAAAGAATACGCGGTTGAGGGCGCGTTGCGTCGTGAGATCTTGCTCAACATCAAGCGTCTCAAAGACACGGGCGCGTATCGCGGTACACGCCATATGCGTAACTTGCCATTGCGTGGTCAGCGCACCAAGACAAACTCTCGCACTCGCCGAGGTAACAAGCGTGTGACGATGGGTTCAGGTAAGCGTAAGGTTGATAAGAAATAA
- the rpmJ gene encoding 50S ribosomal protein L36: MKVRASVKKICNNCKLVKRQRRLFIVCKTPKHKQRQG; encoded by the coding sequence ATGAAAGTACGCGCATCAGTAAAGAAAATTTGTAATAACTGCAAACTGGTCAAGCGTCAGAGACGCCTTTTTATTGTTTGTAAGACTCCAAAACATAAGCAACGACAAGGATAA
- the infA gene encoding translation initiation factor IF-1, whose protein sequence is MLDEKTLREGVVLEAFKGGLFRVKLDNSEDEVSAHLAGKMRFHYIKVLVGDRVRIAFSPYDKEKGRIVQRL, encoded by the coding sequence ATGCTAGATGAAAAGACTCTGCGCGAAGGCGTTGTACTAGAAGCGTTCAAGGGCGGTCTTTTTAGGGTGAAACTCGACAATTCCGAGGATGAGGTATCGGCTCATCTCGCGGGAAAAATGCGTTTCCATTATATCAAAGTTCTTGTCGGCGACCGGGTGAGGATCGCATTCTCGCCTTATGACAAGGAAAAGGGTCGTATTGTCCAGCGTCTCTAG
- a CDS encoding alanine--tRNA ligase, with the protein MKGSEIRQKFLHFFAKNGHTVVPSSSLLPDDPSVLLTTAGMQQFKPYYTGAADAMRDFKSLNTASSQKCFRTSDIDEVGDDTHLTFFEMLGNFSFGGYLKEGAIKFAYEFITRELGLEISYVTIFEGSHGVPKDEESRAAWQALGIKDIREEGINDVFWGPTGTSGPCGPTTEIYCTNASGKDVEVWNLVFNQFFYAGSREELLAQTSGKALEPLKTPGVDTGMGLERLVMIAQKKRNLFETDLFAPFLELVPNAFDERVRRVIVDHIRGSAFLIADGVRPSNKEAGYVLRRLLRRVFAYEELYKMPVHIVDALVHDIVHEYGETYKDLGTKADTVRVEVTVERERFMRTLKKGLGELEKIQTLDAQSAFRLYETFGLPYEIIKELGGERASVLKREAFDEEFKKHQEKSRQGAEKKFGGHGLILDTGELKAKDATELQKVTRLHSATHLLQASLRKVLGTEVHQMGSDITVERTRFDFAFGRKVTPDELKAVEDLINGAIEKDYSVTKKLLPFDEAVKTGALYFFKEKYPAEVNVYTFGTSDESEVFSREFCGGPHVTHTREIGKLRILKEEASSSGVRRIRATIEP; encoded by the coding sequence CCCGTCGGTATTGCTGACAACCGCGGGCATGCAGCAGTTCAAGCCCTATTATACCGGTGCGGCAGACGCTATGCGTGACTTCAAATCACTCAATACCGCATCATCACAAAAATGTTTTCGTACCTCTGACATCGACGAGGTGGGCGATGATACACACCTGACATTTTTTGAAATGCTCGGGAACTTTTCATTTGGCGGGTATCTCAAAGAAGGTGCTATCAAGTTTGCTTATGAATTTATAACCCGCGAGCTTGGTCTTGAGATTTCGTATGTCACAATCTTCGAAGGTTCTCACGGCGTACCCAAAGACGAAGAGTCTCGTGCGGCGTGGCAAGCACTCGGTATTAAAGATATTCGTGAAGAGGGTATTAACGATGTATTTTGGGGCCCTACAGGCACCTCAGGCCCGTGTGGCCCTACAACAGAGATTTACTGTACCAATGCTAGTGGTAAAGATGTGGAGGTATGGAACCTCGTGTTTAACCAGTTTTTCTACGCAGGTTCACGCGAAGAGCTTTTAGCTCAAACTTCCGGCAAGGCGCTCGAACCACTCAAAACTCCCGGCGTTGATACTGGTATGGGTCTCGAGCGCCTAGTGATGATCGCGCAGAAAAAGCGCAATTTATTTGAGACGGATCTATTTGCACCATTTTTAGAGCTTGTCCCAAACGCGTTTGATGAGCGTGTGCGCCGAGTGATCGTTGATCATATCCGTGGCAGTGCTTTTTTGATCGCTGACGGTGTGCGCCCTTCAAATAAAGAGGCGGGATATGTTTTGCGTCGTCTGTTGCGCCGGGTGTTTGCCTACGAAGAGCTTTATAAAATGCCCGTACATATTGTCGATGCACTGGTGCACGATATTGTGCATGAATACGGCGAGACCTACAAAGATCTTGGCACTAAAGCTGACACGGTGCGCGTCGAGGTGACGGTCGAGCGCGAGCGTTTTATGCGTACGCTTAAAAAAGGCCTTGGCGAGCTTGAAAAAATACAAACGCTTGATGCGCAGTCAGCATTTCGTTTGTATGAGACATTCGGGTTGCCCTACGAGATCATTAAAGAGCTTGGCGGTGAGCGCGCCTCGGTACTCAAACGCGAGGCATTTGACGAAGAATTTAAAAAACACCAAGAAAAATCTCGCCAAGGTGCTGAGAAAAAATTTGGCGGCCACGGCTTGATACTCGATACAGGCGAGCTCAAAGCAAAAGACGCTACCGAGCTCCAAAAAGTGACTCGTCTTCACTCAGCTACACACTTACTTCAGGCTTCGCTCCGCAAAGTACTCGGTACCGAGGTACATCAGATGGGTTCCGATATCACGGTAGAACGCACGCGCTTTGACTTTGCATTTGGCCGTAAAGTGACTCCCGATGAGCTCAAGGCGGTAGAAGATCTTATCAATGGCGCTATCGAGAAAGATTATAGTGTCACTAAAAAGCTTTTGCCGTTTGATGAGGCAGTCAAAACCGGCGCTCTCTATTTTTTCAAAGAAAAGTATCCTGCTGAGGTCAATGTCTACACATTTGGTACTTCCGACGAGTCCGAGGTCTTTTCGCGCGAGTTTTGTGGCGGGCCACATGTTACCCACACGCGCGAAATCGGAAAGTTGCGTATACTAAAAGAAGAAGCGTCTTCATCGGGCGTTCGTCGCATTCGTGCTACAATAGAGCCATAA